One part of the Macaca mulatta isolate MMU2019108-1 chromosome 6, T2T-MMU8v2.0, whole genome shotgun sequence genome encodes these proteins:
- the LOC144341493 gene encoding uncharacterized protein LOC144341493, with the protein MDADDSRAPKGSLRKFLEHLFGARKAIGVLTSGGDAQADAWKGPDGGFPPVSGPRTEQGWSRDGPPAHGPGDLPFALERAGRARVLQVGALWAPPGPPRAPT; encoded by the exons ATGGACGCGgacgactcccgggcccccaagggctccttgcggaagttcctggagcacctctTCGGGGCccgcaaggccatcggcgtgctgaccagcggcggggatgctcaag CAGATGCGTGGAAAGGCCCGGATGGCGGATTTCCTCCCGTTTCGGGACCGCGCACTGAACAAGGATGGAGCCGGGATGGGCCCCCAGCCCACGGCCCCGGTGACCTTCCCTTCGCCCTTGAGCGCGCGGGGCGGGCGCGGGTGCTGCAGGTTGGGGCGCTGTGGGCCCCGCCCGGCCCGCCGCGGGCGCCTACGTGA